One part of the Desulfonema ishimotonii genome encodes these proteins:
- the mlaD gene encoding outer membrane lipid asymmetry maintenance protein MlaD has translation MNKASVEISVGIFIFIGLVCVSYLTIRLGKMEWIGDNYYVISARFQSVSGLKTGAEVVMSGVEIGRVDALRLDPERLDAIVDMKIQKGLELTDDVIASVKTAGLIGDKYIRLSPGGSDIVLRAGDMITETESAIDLEEMISKYVFGGV, from the coding sequence ATGAACAAAGCATCTGTTGAAATATCGGTCGGCATTTTCATCTTCATCGGGCTGGTGTGCGTAAGCTATCTGACCATCAGGCTCGGCAAAATGGAGTGGATTGGCGACAACTATTATGTCATCTCCGCACGGTTTCAGTCTGTATCCGGGCTGAAAACAGGGGCCGAGGTGGTAATGTCGGGTGTTGAAATCGGTCGGGTGGACGCGCTCCGGCTCGACCCGGAGCGACTGGATGCGATTGTGGATATGAAGATTCAGAAAGGGCTGGAACTGACAGATGATGTGATCGCATCCGTCAAGACAGCCGGGCTGATCGGGGACAAGTACATCCGCCTCTCGCCGGGCGGCTCGGATATCGTTCTCAGGGCAGGCGATATGATTACGGAGACAGAATCGGCCATTGACCTGGAGGAAATGATCAGCAAATACGTCTTCGGTGGCGTATAG
- a CDS encoding MlaC/ttg2D family ABC transporter substrate-binding protein, translating to MKRTILIFHLLIFGWATVLYSAQVQPLDELKGPIEQGIAILNNPEYTRPDQKEAQREKIWALVQNVFDFRAISMRALARNWRRLNETQRGAFTEAFSVLLKNTYIDKLQGEYHNEKLVFLGQDMIADRKAVVRTKILRKKIEIPMDYSMYLRSGKWRVYDVNIEGVSLVKNYRSQFNSILAKESPDQLIQRLKEKNDAHEQKRKGVK from the coding sequence ATGAAGAGAACAATTCTCATTTTTCACCTTTTGATTTTCGGGTGGGCAACTGTGCTTTACAGCGCGCAGGTTCAACCGCTTGATGAGCTGAAAGGGCCCATTGAACAGGGCATCGCCATTCTGAACAACCCGGAATATACCCGCCCGGACCAGAAAGAGGCCCAGCGGGAAAAAATCTGGGCGCTTGTTCAGAATGTCTTTGACTTCAGGGCCATTTCCATGCGTGCCCTGGCCCGGAACTGGCGGCGTCTGAACGAAACCCAGCGGGGGGCCTTTACAGAGGCATTTTCCGTGCTGCTGAAAAACACCTATATTGACAAACTTCAGGGCGAATACCATAATGAGAAACTTGTCTTTCTGGGCCAGGATATGATTGCCGACAGAAAAGCGGTGGTCAGGACCAAAATACTGCGAAAAAAGATTGAGATCCCGATGGATTACAGCATGTATCTCCGCAGCGGGAAATGGCGGGTCTATGATGTGAATATCGAAGGGGTCAGCCTGGTCAAAAACTATCGGAGTCAGTTTAACAGCATTCTGGCGAAAGAGTCACCGGACCAGCTGATACAGCGCCTGAAAGAAAAGAATGACGCCCACGAACAGAAACGCAAAGGCGTAAAATAA
- a CDS encoding MlaA family lipoprotein — MIQKDIARFFLCLIIAILLCRTVPPAVAAETTSPPAAADRNDAYADFLNEAEEETAVQVADPLYYWNKAMFHVNDKLYFWVLKPVATGYKAVVPGLARTGVRNFFHNLATPVRFVNSLLQGKSEQAGVELGRFMVNTTMGVLGFGDPAQKEPDLKRPPAEDLGQTLGLYGLGNGCYLVWPVLGPSTLRDSVGMFGDQYLSPLSSVNEDTVRFGATGLKIVNALSFRLGEYETLKEAALEPYESLRNAFIQNRAKQIRE, encoded by the coding sequence GTGATACAGAAAGATATTGCCCGTTTTTTTTTATGCCTGATCATTGCCATACTGTTGTGCCGGACTGTCCCGCCTGCTGTGGCCGCAGAGACGACATCCCCCCCCGCTGCGGCGGACCGGAACGACGCCTATGCCGATTTTCTCAATGAAGCGGAAGAGGAGACCGCCGTACAGGTGGCGGACCCGCTCTATTACTGGAATAAAGCCATGTTCCATGTCAACGACAAGCTTTATTTCTGGGTGCTGAAGCCGGTGGCCACGGGCTATAAGGCCGTTGTTCCCGGACTGGCCCGGACCGGTGTCAGGAATTTCTTTCACAACCTCGCCACGCCGGTCCGGTTTGTCAACAGTCTGCTCCAGGGCAAATCCGAACAGGCCGGCGTTGAGCTGGGCCGGTTTATGGTCAATACAACGATGGGGGTTCTCGGATTCGGTGATCCGGCACAAAAGGAGCCGGATCTGAAAAGGCCGCCCGCCGAAGACCTGGGCCAGACGCTCGGCCTCTACGGCCTTGGCAACGGATGCTATCTTGTGTGGCCCGTACTCGGACCGTCCACGCTGCGGGATTCGGTCGGAATGTTCGGCGACCAGTACCTCTCACCGCTCTCCTCTGTGAATGAAGACACCGTCCGTTTCGGTGCCACGGGCCTGAAAATCGTCAATGCCCTCAGTTTCAGACTCGGAGAATATGAAACCCTCAAAGAGGCGGCCCTGGAACCGTATGAATCCCTGCGGAATGCCTTTATTCAGAATCGTGCAAAACAGATTCGGGAATAG
- a CDS encoding lysophospholipid acyltransferase family protein: MKKALRLLYQPYKFLFFLPFLVLSTVVFGAGAVLLCSIFDPRIPSYLCGSVWAKLNALMTPMLLKVTGRKNIDQKQSYVIVSNHQSQYDILALYGWMGVDFKWVMKQELRKIPALGIACEKLGHIYIDRSAPQAAISSIQAARQKVVNGTSVIFFPEGTRSRSGKIAPFKKGAFKMALDLQIPILPVTICGTRKILPPDTIDIFPGKTGLIIHKPVAIDGYDDDNITELMDRVRDIIRAPLNRC, from the coding sequence ATGAAAAAAGCGCTTCGCCTGCTGTACCAGCCCTATAAATTTCTGTTTTTTTTACCGTTTCTTGTTTTGTCAACAGTCGTCTTCGGGGCTGGCGCGGTATTGCTGTGTTCCATTTTCGACCCCAGAATCCCCAGCTATCTGTGCGGTTCCGTCTGGGCAAAACTGAACGCGCTGATGACCCCCATGCTCCTTAAAGTGACCGGCAGAAAAAACATTGATCAGAAACAATCCTATGTCATCGTCTCCAACCACCAGAGCCAGTATGATATCCTCGCCCTCTACGGCTGGATGGGCGTTGATTTCAAGTGGGTGATGAAGCAGGAGTTGCGGAAAATCCCCGCTCTCGGCATTGCCTGCGAGAAACTCGGCCATATCTACATTGACCGCTCTGCCCCCCAGGCCGCCATTTCCTCCATTCAGGCAGCCCGCCAGAAGGTGGTCAACGGCACGTCCGTGATCTTTTTTCCGGAGGGAACCCGGAGCCGAAGCGGAAAAATCGCGCCCTTTAAAAAAGGTGCGTTCAAGATGGCCCTGGATTTACAGATCCCGATTCTGCCGGTCACCATTTGCGGCACCCGTAAGATACTGCCGCCGGATACCATTGATATTTTTCCCGGAAAAACCGGGCTGATCATCCACAAGCCGGTTGCCATTGACGGATATGATGATGATAATATAACAGAATTGATGGACAGGGTGAGAGACATCATCAGAGCACCGCTGAACAGGTGCTGA
- a CDS encoding DUF4124 domain-containing protein: MKNIIVFWASLIIGLCTVPGVHAELYLWTDENGVKHYSNEPPPPEVQSFEKTKEDEFDPDADHMRILKDRAWRRQEKARIAEEKKQREAEAKAKSEAAERLAEERRKKEEEKARLAEEAEAEKKSHWTEENRRKSKKSVYVRPAK, translated from the coding sequence ATGAAAAACATCATTGTCTTCTGGGCATCCCTTATCATCGGGCTTTGCACAGTTCCCGGCGTCCATGCCGAGCTATACCTGTGGACCGATGAAAATGGCGTGAAACACTACAGCAACGAGCCGCCACCGCCCGAAGTACAGTCCTTTGAAAAGACGAAAGAAGATGAATTTGACCCGGATGCGGATCATATGCGGATCCTGAAAGACCGGGCATGGCGGCGGCAGGAAAAAGCGCGGATCGCCGAAGAGAAAAAACAGCGTGAGGCCGAGGCAAAGGCAAAATCCGAGGCGGCTGAACGTCTGGCGGAGGAACGCCGGAAAAAAGAAGAAGAAAAGGCCCGTCTGGCGGAGGAAGCGGAAGCAGAAAAAAAATCCCACTGGACCGAAGAGAACAGACGGAAAAGCAAAAAAAGTGTCTACGTGAGACCGGCAAAGTAA
- a CDS encoding 3-hydroxyacyl-CoA dehydrogenase/enoyl-CoA hydratase family protein has product MVRKIKKAAVIGSGVMGSGIAALLASAGVRTLLLDIVPFDLTDEEKSDPVARNRMVKAGFDNMVNARPALLMQKKDADLISIGNLEDDFDKLADCDWIVEVVVENLKIKQQLFKRIEPIRKATAIVSSNTSGIPLMQMSEGLSPEFKQHFLGTHFFNPVRYMKLLEMIPGEETLPEVLDFISDFGERILGKGIVWAKDTPNFVGNRIGVQGIVKAMQIMVEDGLTIPEVDALFGPALGRPKTAMFKTTDMVGLDTMGHVAKNTYDLVPGDEQRDSFVIPGFVNQMIEKKLLGKKAKAGFYKTDLTPEWKRIRKVINVDTLEYEEYGKPDFPCLAAAKKAKSLPEKMQTVVYGDDKGAKFAWKTLAWSLVYAANRIPEISDTIIEIDNAMKWGYNFEMGPFETWDAIGVAKSVEKMEADGIPVPETVKKMVAAGNTTFYKIESGKTYYYDFATEAYKAIEVSENIISLAALRADGKVIKSCNSASLIDIGDGVFCCEFHSKMNAINGEIVDFMAEAMDYVDENGVGLVIGNQAGGMPGAFSAGGDLFYMAGLAKEGKFDEIDAFLKKAQDNLLKARYATFPVVAAPYGMTLGGGCEVCLAADRMVAHTELYMGLVEIGVGLLPAGGGCTNLWKKFIDTIPEAVPNADLPTFFLPVFQAIAMAKVSMSAAEARANGFLGAQDRIVFNRDHLIGEAKKEVLRMVDAGYAPPVKRKIRVAGQAAQGMVNTELFNMQGGEFVSDYDVFLAKRIAYVISGGEVKKNSLVDEDLILKLERDAFVDFWKQEKSVARVEHMLKTGKPLRN; this is encoded by the coding sequence ATGGTAAGAAAGATCAAAAAGGCAGCAGTAATCGGCTCAGGCGTTATGGGCAGCGGTATCGCCGCACTCCTGGCCAGCGCCGGTGTCAGAACCTTGCTGTTGGATATAGTCCCCTTTGACCTTACAGACGAAGAGAAATCCGATCCCGTTGCCAGGAACCGGATGGTCAAGGCCGGTTTTGACAACATGGTCAACGCACGGCCCGCACTGCTGATGCAGAAAAAGGACGCCGATCTCATCTCCATCGGCAACCTTGAAGATGATTTTGACAAACTGGCCGACTGCGACTGGATCGTTGAAGTTGTTGTGGAAAATCTTAAAATAAAGCAGCAGCTCTTCAAACGCATTGAACCGATCAGAAAAGCGACTGCCATCGTCTCCTCCAACACCTCCGGTATCCCCCTGATGCAGATGTCCGAAGGCCTCAGCCCTGAGTTTAAGCAGCATTTCCTGGGCACCCATTTCTTCAACCCGGTCCGCTACATGAAGCTTCTTGAGATGATTCCGGGCGAAGAGACCCTGCCGGAAGTTCTCGACTTCATTTCGGATTTCGGCGAGCGCATCCTGGGCAAAGGCATTGTCTGGGCAAAGGACACCCCCAATTTCGTGGGCAACCGCATCGGCGTTCAGGGCATTGTCAAGGCCATGCAGATCATGGTTGAAGACGGCCTCACCATCCCCGAAGTGGACGCCCTGTTCGGCCCGGCCCTGGGACGCCCCAAAACCGCCATGTTCAAAACCACCGATATGGTCGGCCTGGACACCATGGGCCATGTGGCGAAAAACACCTACGATCTGGTTCCGGGCGACGAGCAGAGAGACAGCTTCGTGATTCCCGGTTTCGTCAACCAGATGATCGAAAAGAAACTCCTGGGCAAAAAGGCCAAGGCCGGTTTCTACAAGACCGATCTGACACCGGAGTGGAAGAGAATCCGCAAGGTGATCAACGTTGACACCCTGGAATATGAGGAATACGGCAAACCGGACTTCCCCTGTCTGGCCGCAGCCAAAAAAGCAAAATCCCTGCCCGAAAAGATGCAGACCGTTGTATACGGCGACGACAAAGGCGCAAAATTCGCATGGAAGACCCTGGCCTGGTCCCTGGTCTATGCTGCCAACCGGATTCCGGAAATCTCCGACACCATCATCGAGATCGACAACGCCATGAAATGGGGCTACAACTTCGAGATGGGTCCGTTTGAGACCTGGGACGCCATCGGCGTGGCCAAATCCGTCGAAAAGATGGAAGCGGACGGCATCCCGGTCCCTGAGACCGTCAAAAAAATGGTGGCGGCCGGCAACACCACTTTCTACAAAATCGAGAGCGGCAAGACCTATTATTATGACTTCGCGACAGAAGCCTACAAGGCCATCGAAGTCAGCGAGAACATCATCTCCCTGGCAGCCCTCAGAGCCGACGGCAAGGTGATTAAGTCCTGCAACTCCGCCTCCCTCATTGACATCGGTGACGGCGTATTCTGCTGTGAGTTCCACTCCAAGATGAACGCCATCAACGGCGAGATCGTCGATTTTATGGCGGAGGCCATGGATTATGTGGATGAAAACGGCGTGGGCCTCGTTATCGGCAACCAGGCTGGCGGGATGCCGGGGGCATTTTCCGCAGGCGGCGACCTCTTTTACATGGCCGGACTGGCCAAAGAGGGCAAATTCGACGAAATCGACGCATTCCTGAAAAAGGCCCAGGACAACCTCCTGAAAGCCCGGTATGCCACCTTCCCGGTGGTGGCGGCCCCCTACGGCATGACCCTGGGCGGCGGATGCGAAGTCTGCCTGGCGGCGGACCGCATGGTGGCCCATACGGAACTCTACATGGGGCTGGTGGAAATCGGCGTGGGCCTGCTCCCGGCCGGCGGCGGATGCACCAATCTGTGGAAAAAATTTATCGACACCATCCCCGAAGCCGTGCCCAACGCGGATCTGCCCACCTTTTTCCTCCCGGTCTTCCAGGCCATCGCCATGGCAAAGGTCTCCATGTCCGCAGCCGAAGCCCGCGCCAACGGATTTCTGGGTGCGCAGGACCGGATCGTCTTCAACCGGGACCACCTGATCGGCGAGGCCAAAAAGGAAGTGCTGAGGATGGTGGACGCGGGCTATGCGCCCCCGGTCAAACGCAAGATCAGAGTGGCGGGTCAGGCCGCCCAGGGCATGGTCAACACCGAGCTGTTCAATATGCAGGGCGGCGAATTCGTAAGCGATTACGACGTATTTCTGGCGAAACGCATTGCCTACGTGATCAGCGGCGGTGAGGTAAAGAAAAACAGTCTGGTGGATGAAGACCTGATTCTCAAACTTGAACGGGATGCGTTTGTTGATTTCTGGAAACAGGAAAAGAGTGTTGCCAGAGTGGAGCATATGCTGAAAACCGGCAAACCCCTGAGAAATTAA